Proteins from a genomic interval of Nasonia vitripennis strain AsymCx chromosome 3, Nvit_psr_1.1, whole genome shotgun sequence:
- the LOC100677983 gene encoding probable phospholipid hydroperoxide glutathione peroxidase isoform X2 gives MSGNEDYKSATSVYDFVVNNIKGEEVPLDKYKGHVLLIVNVASKCGLTATNYKELNELYDKYADSKGLRILAFPCNQFNGQEPGTPEDICSFADRQKVKFDLFEKIDVNGDNTHPLWKYLKKEKGGTLGSFIKWNFTKFIVDKDGKVVERHGPNVDPSKLSENLEKYF, from the exons ATGAGTGGAAACGAAGATTACAAATCTGCTACGTCGGTTTATGACTTCGTAGTTAATAACATCAAAGGAGAAGAGGTTCCGTTAGACAA atACAAGGGACACGTTTTACTGATTGTGAACGTCGCTTCTAAGTGCGGTCTCACTGCCACAAATTACAAAGAATTGAACGAACTGTACGACAAATATGCCGATTCCAAAG GTTTGAGAATCTTGGCATTCCCTTGCAACCAATTCAATGGACAAGAGCCCGGTACCCCAGAGGACATTTGCAGCTTTGCAGACCGTCAAAAA GTCAAGTTCGACTTGTTCGAGAAGATTGACGTCAACGGTGACAACACACATCCCTTGTGGAAGTACTTGAAGAAGGAGAAGGGTGGTACTCTGGGCAGCTTTATCAAGTGGAACTTTACCAAGTTCATCGTGGACAAAGACGGAAAAGTCGTCGAAAGACATGGACCTAACGTCGATCCCAGCAAGCTCTCCGAAAAtctcgaaaaatatttttaa
- the LOC100119731 gene encoding peroxisome assembly factor 2 encodes MNSIKDIIRLVIYQTKLTGNFNSRSTYSLFYIYYVLNKLDHLLRSQLKLKCIPDDIFSFLVMKYGRCNESYIDDNLYILCNSKTVDKSKDWFYLCSKISRKRYKVAVLFTDDVLENNVYISASMKLNISKRLGFENLEEPLIFLYPVQDESVSYATEIKISLISNPYDCTDDLISNLLHNFFIFPRYLRLYDIFGIDVKKYVPEVNYNTADCKMETLYFSVNSLKIDDEKKIIDGSFVIYGKTTLIQEANLNSYVPKKCMCDIPLDTEKQFLSSWPPVLKEPLQQLHACIAPFLQKRISIDVKPVFLIEGPSGSGKSRLIKTAAQSLGLHMVEADFTDVQSLTSAQTEAKLRIILHDAENCVPCLLLLRNIQIFGINSEGQNDERVLAAFGVEVKKLYSKKLTYPIVIIATSNESEIPIDSETTFVEKINIGHLEQNQKCEVLSWLIKSKNLKHQVDLQKIAKMCSDFVLADLEALVLHAIKNRFQRLKDFSKNDFIELTNDDFLHACEYMQSTFSDQIGAPRVPKVHWEDIGGLADLKTEIMRRIEMPLLNVPGLKRSGLLLYGPPGTGKTLLAKAVATECQLHFLSVKGPELLNMYVGQSEKNVRQVFERARAAAPCIIFFDELDSLAPNRGQSGDSGGVMDRVVSQLLAEMDGLESQGSVFIIAATNRPDLIDPALLRPGRFDKMLYVGIYSDTESQMGVLKALTRHFRLARGGKELEELVKELPDNLTGADLYSVCSNAWLRAVRRALTSQGSEKEKEEVKGEDVVVGLEDFVHTSRDLVPSVSREEIIRYEKLREELSTR; translated from the exons ATGAATTCCATCAAGGATATTATCCGATTGGTAATTTATCAAACAAAACTTACGGGGAATTTCAATTCAAGATCAACATAcagtttattttatatttactatgTGCTGAATAAACTAGATCATCTCTTGAGATCCCAGTTAAAGTTGAAATGTATACCGGACgacatattttcatttttagtaATGAAATATGGAAGGTGTAATGAATCGTACATTGATGATAATTTATACATTCTGTGCAATTCTAAGACTGTGGATAAGTCAAAAGACTGGTTTTATTTATGTAGTAAGATATCTAGAAAAAGATATAAAGTAGCAGTTTTATTCACTGACGATGTTTTAGAGAACAATGTATATATTTCTGCAAGTATGAAATTAAACATAAGCAAGCGATTaggttttgaaaatttggaaGAGCcactaatatttttat ATCCAGTGCAAGATGAATCAGTATCATATGCcacagaaataaaaatttctttaatttcaaATCCTTATGACTGTACAGATGACCTGATAAGCAatttattacataatttttttatcttcccAAGATATCTTCGCTTATATGATATTTTTGGTatagatgttaaaaaatatgttcCAGAGGTCAATTATAACACAGCAGACTGTAAAATGGAGACCTTATATTTCAGTGTAAATAGCTTAAAGattgatgatgaaaaaaaaattattgatggCAGCTTTGTTATTTATGGAAAGACTACTTTAATTCAAGAAGCAAATTTGAATAGTTATGTtccaaaaaaatgtatgtgtgACATTCCTCTAGATACagagaaacaatttttaagcAGCTGGCCACCTGTCTTAAAAGAACCACTTCAACAATTACATGCGTGCATAGCTccgtttttacaaaaaa gAATAAGTATAGACGTGAAACCTGTGTTTCTTATCGAAGGTCCATCAGGCAGTGGAAAATCTCGACTTATAAAAACTGCTGCGCAATCATTGGGCTTACATATGGTAGAAGCTGATTTTACTGACGTGCAATCATTGACTTCTGCTCAAACAGAAGCAAAATTGCGTATCATTCTTCACGACGCCGAAAATTGCGTTccatgtttattattactccgaaatatacaaatttttgGTATTAATTCCGAAGGGCAAAACGACGAGAGAGTTCTTGCAGCCTTTGGAGttgaagtaaaaaaattatacagtaaGAAATTGACGTATCCGATCGttataattgcaacatccaaTGAATCTGAGATACCAATCGATTCGGAAACGACGTTTGTCGAGAAGATTAACATAGGACATTTGGAGCAAAATCAAAAGTGTGAAGTATTGTCCTGGCTCATAAAAAGCAAAAACTTAAAACATCAGGTTGACTTGCAAAAGATTGCTAAAATGTGTTCAGATTTCGTATTGGCAGACCTTGAAGCATTGGTTTTACATGCTATAAAAAATCGGTTTCAACGGCTAAAAGATTTCAGTAAAAACGACTTTATTGAGTTAACCAATGATGATTTTCTTCATGCATGTG AGTATATGCAATCAACGTTCTCTGATCAAATCGGTGCTCCACGTGTACCAAAGGTTCATTGGGAAGATATAGGAGGATTAGCCGATCTAAAAACGGAAATCATGCGCAGGATCGAAATGCCATTGCTCAATGTTCCTGGTCTTAAAAGGTCTGGTCTTCTTTTGTATGGGCCACCTGGAACCGGTAAAACCTTACTTGCCAAGGCAGTAGCAACAGAATGTCAGCTTCATTTCCTCTCAGTAAAAGGACCCGAACTGTTGAACATGTACGTCGGTCAAAGTGAAAAGAACGTTCGACAAG TATTTGAAAGAGCACGAGCAGCGGCACCTTGCATAATTTTCTTTGACGAATTGGATTCCCTTGCTCCAAACCGAGGCCAAAGTGGCGACAGTGGTGGTGTGATGGACCGCGTGGTATCGCAGCTTCTGGCTGAAATGGACGGTCTCGAAAGTCAAGGCAGCGTCTTTATCATCGCTGCTACCAATCGGCCAGATCTCATTGATCCAGCACTTTTACGTCCTGGTCGCTTTGACAAAATGCTCTATGTAGGTATCTATTCCGACACAGAGTCTCAGATGGGTGTCCTCAAAGCTCTGACTCGACACTTTAGACTGGCGAGAGGAGGGAAAGAGCTTGAAGAATTAGTCAAGGAGTTACCAGATAATTTAACGGGAGCAGATTTGTATTCAGTATGCTCAAACGCCTGGCTCAGGGCTGTACGTAGAGCTTTGACTAGTCAAGGaagtgagaaagagaaagaggaggtCAAAGGAGAAGATGTAGTTGTGGGTTTGGAGGATTTCGTGCACACGAGCAGAGACTTAGTGCCATCAGTTAGTAGAGAAGAAATAATAAGATACGAGAAACTGAGAGAAGAGTTGTCCACTAGATGA
- the LOC100679995 gene encoding uncharacterized protein LOC100679995 — protein MDPATVISLCKENIQPLKHGRNAAQLGTALRAQEDVEAQQLLQQERQMYEDTIKNYVGDDPLENWYDYISWVEQSYPKSGHESPLARLLQQCLTNFEKETKYHQDQRFIRLWINYISMQKNPLELYQLLYNNGIGTMVADLYRAWAFELEQVEDFKRADEVYMIGMSCRAEPREELDYAHKNFQLAVARKMLGRNDDRNEVSVAEQRHAFSSLKAIKAGKRVGSVRTGHRVRDYMPGAVPQQTGTMSQAQKPNAPIQIYQDDMPGEMKGSSILDHVPIEEAVHKENTIKPGPWNNNARKCPLISSAVKPSFKVHEDTEEINMDKLRLFPNHIAFYDDSKYDDCVVPVFVPDVPNPNIILKSQYPKDLVYANNEDRSLEQIKAQKYLETWRRKNQLSSNSQMQDTNSVNQHSIPKVQHGNQLEELERQNAERQRLEQQQREAELERQRLIEQQQREAELERQRQIEQQQREAELERQRQQQQRLQQEQMENLQRVAELKRQMYEAEQNELKRIEAERLQQQQQQQQQHQQHQQSIHNSSYMSTHHSSTTDEQHLLGQSMTVNTKEAISAVQDLWQSPSSNSSRMMSPIVHRMQAESRSKISFDIHMDSSMTQNVVVSNKLQHQQQQSFGPVPVFNDQENHHFDNPFSNHEHQNSYNNHSAAQNSYHLQNSYQMQQHHESHLQPPHQQPHLHHAQHHPQHMQSPHHHQALMQQQHQPQHPQHHQVSPHMQPPHQLAHHQTSPHAMHHQSAPQHHAVAQHHYPQHMQLPVQHMPQNQQHHMQHAQLGVPQHINTTQHMNTSQHMNTSQNMSTSQHMNTSQHLNSSQHLNNSQHLQHHPHHPPQHQTHLQHPQHVSHPHHAQQVAQQQQQSQQHMYHHVPNTMGYLQPYTSPLQSGHSIEQQQKQLHYSGYIDPAADTSAGKPSPYRMPPDLPHIKSPGMNRRDLKYLENAENKENAAVGLEYNGVLDDSVIKQQQHHHQQQQQQHQPQDENNLYNIDESLGISPLPGVNETCYTETFNRPLIASTPMTNHFKAYKPPKDVQHQHQQHQHQLQQQQQQHVQQHPPQHHQYQNQPVVPHTPAQTIPSSGDLGEKLSVIMESTREYVSSSSASSGTTRMAFTITRDDLPTIKEQSTVDDTTTNNYLSGNASTYEQQQHAAYEQKMRAQIQAVHAQSPRTVQRNVDQITSEIKNNCDLRKSISFSNGGTKTPQTSPEAKPPVQPQQPPDSSMDYEFHEPMEQVEDEPVKEEPPFELPEGDINPFDKNLISGLLRRMKFPQSQHANGYCKLRSNLVKFVPSSTITLGNDTYDLDKCLGKGTYGTVFKGTDLQTRKVVALKTQKPAWVWEYYIAREIKTRLTNPHMLRGFMDVQTAYIAENGSVLVSEFSKYGTLLEVTNKIKISTGKPLSEPLAIFFTIEMLQIVEYLHKCQIIHADIKPDNFLLMHMPSEDVRPTIQLIDFGCGIDMTLFPEGTKFTQIIKTEDFTCIEMQTGKPWTYQTDLYCLAASSHCLLFGNYMRVSMSGKKWYINSKLPRYAKKVVWEKYFTDLLNIESCENLPDLPKLRNMMEEALAQMSELQTKYRQFSNVLNHR, from the exons ATGGACCCGGCGACTGTTATTTCTCTGTGCAAAGAGAACATTCAACCTTTAAAACATGGAAGAAATGCTGCACAGCTCGGTACTGCACTTCGAGCTCAAGAAGATGTAGAGGCTCAACAGTTACTCCAACAGGAGAGACA AATGTATGAGGATACAATCAAAAATTATGTTGGCGATGATCCTTTGGAGAATTGGTATGATTATATTTCTTGGGTAGAGCAGAGCTATCCTAAAAGTGGACATGAGTCTCCCTTAGCAAGACTTTTACAGCAGTGTTTGactaattttgaaaaagaaacaaaGTACCATCAAGATCAAAGGTTTATTCGATTGTGGATAAATTAT ATAAGTATGCAAAAGAATCCTTTGGAACTGTATCAACTCCTTTACAATAATGGAATTGGAACCATGGTTGCTGATTTATATCGAGCTTGGGCATTTGAACTGGAACAAGTTGAGGATTTTAAAAGGGCGGATGAAGTGTACATGATTGGTATGAGCTGTCGTGCTGAACCTCGAGAGGAATTAGACTACGCACACAA AAACTTTCAATTAGCTGTCGCTCGAAAAATGCTAGGACGCAATGACGACAGGAACGAAGTTTCTGTAGCTGAGCAGAGACATGCATTCAGTTCTTTAAAAGCAATTAAGGCTGGAAAAAGAGTAGGTAGTGTAAGAACGGGCCATCGAGTGCGTGACTACATGCCAGGTGCAGTTCCGCAACAAACGGGCACAATGAGCCAAGCACAAAAGCCAAATGCTCCAATACAGATTTATCAG GATGATATGCCTGGCGAGATGAAAGGATCTAGTATTCTAGATCATGTTCCAATTGAAGAGGCTGTGCACAAAGAAAATACCATTAAACCAGGACCCTGGAACAATAATGCCAGGAAATGTCCACTCATATCTTCAGCTGTGAAACCGTCTTTCAAgg TGCACGAAGATACCGAAGAAATTAACATGGACAAACTAAGACTTTTTCCAAATCACATTGCGTTCTACGACGATAGTAAATATGATGATTGCGTGGTGCCCGTATTTGTTCCAGACGTGCCTAATCCAAATATTATCCTCAAATCTCAATATCCCAAAGACTTAGTTTACGCCAATAATGAGGACAGAAGCTTAGAACAAATTAAAGCTCAAAAGTATCTCGAAAC CTGGCGACGAAAAAATCAACTATCTTCAAATAGCCAAATGCAAGACACAAATAGTGTAAATCAACATTCCATACCAAAAGTACAACACGGCAATCAGTTGGAGGAATTGGAGCGCCAAAACGCTGAAAGACAGAGActagagcagcagcagagagaagCTGAATTGGAAAGACAAAGGCTAATAGAGCAGCAGCAAAGAGAGGCTGAATTAGAAAGGCAAAGGCAGATCGAGCAACAGCAGCGAGAGGCTGAACTTG AACGTCagcggcaacagcagcaacgtTTGCAGCAAGAGCAAATGGAAAATTTACAACGCGTTGCAGAGCTCAAACGACAGATGTATGAAGCTGAGCAGAATGAGTTGAAACGAATCGAGGCCGAACGActtcaacagcagcagcagcaacagcagcaacatcaACAACACCAGCAAAGCATTCACAATTCAAGCTACATGAGTACGCATCATTCATCTACAACGGACGAGCAACATTTGCTCGGCCAAAGCATGACAGTCAATACTAAGGAGGCTATAAGTGCCGTACAGGATTTGTGGCAATCGCCTAGCAGTAATTCCAGTCGCATGATGAGTCCTATCGTACATAGAATGCAAGCAGAATCCAGAAGTAAGATCTCCTTTGACATACACATGGACAGCTCTATGACGCAGAACGTCGTGGTCAGTAATAAACTGCAGCATCAACAGCAGCAAAGTTTTGGTCCTGTTCCTGTATTCAACGATCAGGAAAACCACCACTTTGATAATCCCTTCTCCAATCACGAGCATCAGAACTCTTACAACAATCACTCTGCAGCTCAGAACTCTTATCATTTGCAGAATTCATATCAGATGCAG CAACATCACGAATCGCATCTTCAGCCTCCTCATCAACAACCCCATCTCCACCACGCACAACATCATCCGCAGCATATGCAGTCTCCTCATCACCACCAAGCACTGATGCAACAGCAGCACCAACCTCAGCATCCTCAACATCACCAGGTCTCGCCGCATATGCAGCCACCTCACCAGTTGGCGCATCATCAAACTTCTCCTCACGCGATGCATCATCAGTCAGCGCCACAACATCATGCGGTGGCTCAGCACCATTATCCACAACATATGCAGCTACCTGTTCAACACATGCCACAGAATCAACAGCACCATATGCAACATGCCCAACTTGGCGTGCCACAGCACATAAATACGACACAGCACATGAATACGTCGCAGCACATGAACACATCACAGAATATGAGCACGTCACAACATATGAACACGTCTCAACATTTGAATTCTTCACAGCATCTTAACAATTCTCAACATCTCCAACATCACCCCCATCACCCTCCTCAGCATCAGACGCATTTGCAACATCCGCAACACGTTTCGCATCCTCATCATGCTCAACAGGTTGctcagcaacagcaacaatcTCAGCAACATATGTACCACCATGTGCCAAATACCATGGGATACCTGCAGCCCTATACATCTCCCTTACAGTCTGGCCACAGTATTGAGCAACAGCAAAAACAG TTACACTATTCAGGATACATTGACCCAGCTGCTGATACAAGTGCCGGAAAACCTTCACCCTATCGAATGCCGCCAGATTTACCACATATTAAATCTCCGGGTATGAATCGTCGCGACCTTAAGTATCTTGAAAATGCAGAGAACAAAGAGAATGCGGCTGTCGGCTTGGAATATAATGGCGTCTTAGATGACAGTGTGATCAAGCAACAACAACATCAtcatcaacagcagcagcaacagcaccAGCCACAGGATGAGAACAACCTCTACAACATAGATGAGAGCCTTGGAATATCTCCTCTTCCTGGCGTAAACGAGACCTGCTACACCGAAACCTTCAATCGACCTCTTATTGCTTCTACTCCTATGACAAATCATTTTAAGGCCTACAAACCGCCTAAAGATGTGCAACACCAACATCAGCAACATCAACATCAAttacagcagcaacaacagcaacacgTACAGCAGCATCCGCCACAACATCATCAGTACCAGAACCAACCTGTTGTCCCACATACTCC agCACAAACAATACCTAGCTCTGGCGATCTGGGTGAAAAATTAAGCGTAATAATGGAATCGACCAGAGAATATGTCTCCAGCAGTTCGGCTAGCAGTGGAACTACTAGAATGGCTTTCACGATAACTCGTGATGACTTACCAACGATAAAAGAACAGTCTACCGTAGATG ATACAACaacgaataattatttgagcGGTAATGCTTCCACCtacgagcagcagcaacatGCGGCCTACGAACAAAAAATGCGAGCGCAAATCCAAGCAGTGCACGCACAAAGTCCGCGTACAGTTCAGCGCAACGTTGATCAAATAACTAGTGAAATCAAGAATAATTGCGATTTGCGCAAATCCATTAGTTTTAGCAATGGAGGAACAAAAACGCCTCAGACATCGCCAGAGGCCAAGCCGCCAGTGCAACCGCAACAGCCGCCTGACAGCTCAATGGATTATGAGTTCCACGAGCCGATGGAACAGGTTGAGGACGAACCAGTAAAAGAAGAACCTCCGTTCGAGCTACCTGAAGGAGACATTAATCCATTTGATAAGAATCTTATAAGTGGTTTGTTAAGAAGAATGAAGTTCCCCCAAAGTCAGCACGCCAATGGCTACTGCAAGCTCCGGTCAAATCTCGTTAAGTTTGTGCCTTCTAGTACTATCACTCTTG GAAACGATACTTATGATTTGGATAAGTGCCTTGGAAAAGGAACGTACGGAACAGTTTTCAAAGGAACTGATTTGCAAACCCGTAAGGTTGTTGCGTTAAAAACGCAAAAGCCAGCTTGGGTTTGGGAATATTACATTGCTAGAGAGATCAAGACACGACTCACAAATCCGCACATG CTGCGAGGTTTCATGGACGTCCAAACTGCCTACATAGCAGAGAATGGAAGCGTGTTAGTCTCGGAATTTTCCAAGTATGGTACTTTATTAGAAGTAACGAATAAAATCAAGATTTCTACGGGAAAACCTTTGAGCGAACCACTAGCCATTTTCTTTACGATAGAGATGCTTCAGATTGTGGAGTATTTGCACAAATGCCAAATTATACATGCTGATATCAAGCCCGACAATTTCCTTTTGATGCACAT GCCCTCTGAGGACGTGAGACCAACCATTCAGTTAATAGACTTTGGTTGTGGTATAGACATGACTTTATTCCCCGAGGGTACAAAATTTACACAGATCATCAAAACAGAAGACTTTACATGCATTGAAATGCAGACCGGGAAGCCGTGGACTTACCAAACCGATTTATACTGTTTGGCTGCCTCTAGTCATTGCCTCCTGTTTGGAAACTACATGCGAGTTTCAATGAGTGGAAAGAAGTGGTATATCAATTCTAAATTACCAAG GTACGCTAAGAAAGTTGTATGGGAAAAGTACTTTACTGATTTACTAAACATCGAGTCTTGTGAGAATCTTCCGGATTTACCTAAATTGCGAAACATGATGGAGGAAGCGCTGGCACAAATGTCTGAGCTGCAGACTAAGTATCGACAGTTCTCCAACGTACTCAATCATCGATAA
- the LOC100677983 gene encoding probable phospholipid hydroperoxide glutathione peroxidase isoform X1: protein MRFLRTTLLPVGLQHFVRYFSVSTVTMSGNEDYKSATSVYDFVVNNIKGEEVPLDKYKGHVLLIVNVASKCGLTATNYKELNELYDKYADSKGLRILAFPCNQFNGQEPGTPEDICSFADRQKVKFDLFEKIDVNGDNTHPLWKYLKKEKGGTLGSFIKWNFTKFIVDKDGKVVERHGPNVDPSKLSENLEKYF from the exons ATGCGTTTTTTAAGAACGACGCTGTTGCCAGTCGGACTACAGCATTTTGTGCGATATTTCTCAG taTCTACAGTAACCATGAGTGGAAACGAAGATTACAAATCTGCTACGTCGGTTTATGACTTCGTAGTTAATAACATCAAAGGAGAAGAGGTTCCGTTAGACAA atACAAGGGACACGTTTTACTGATTGTGAACGTCGCTTCTAAGTGCGGTCTCACTGCCACAAATTACAAAGAATTGAACGAACTGTACGACAAATATGCCGATTCCAAAG GTTTGAGAATCTTGGCATTCCCTTGCAACCAATTCAATGGACAAGAGCCCGGTACCCCAGAGGACATTTGCAGCTTTGCAGACCGTCAAAAA GTCAAGTTCGACTTGTTCGAGAAGATTGACGTCAACGGTGACAACACACATCCCTTGTGGAAGTACTTGAAGAAGGAGAAGGGTGGTACTCTGGGCAGCTTTATCAAGTGGAACTTTACCAAGTTCATCGTGGACAAAGACGGAAAAGTCGTCGAAAGACATGGACCTAACGTCGATCCCAGCAAGCTCTCCGAAAAtctcgaaaaatatttttaa